In Scatophagus argus isolate fScaArg1 chromosome 3, fScaArg1.pri, whole genome shotgun sequence, the genomic stretch TGGTTTTTGCTCATTTACAGTGAACTCCTCTGTTACTTCCacaaaaacttttcaaactAAATCCACATGGGTTTTCCTCCTGTTGTGACAGTCCCAGTCAGAGTCAGATACATCTGTATTACGAGCTGCGGGGCTGTCCATGACTCGAAGAAACTTCTCGACACAAGGTGAGTCCACAAAAGCAGGTCGCTGAGGCAGGAGATAGTAATGTGTGGTGCTGGCCTTCTTGCCCTTCTCCATAACAGGAAGGATGCAGGGAGAGCCCTCACTGTTCTGTCTCTGTAAACCTCGACAGCTTACGTACTTAGGGTCTGGTGCAAAACTTTGGGTTGGGGGCATCACCCCATTAATATATGTTGGGAGGCTCTTGGGGCTGGGGGTGCGGGAGCTGCCTCTCGACAAAGGTTCCCTTGGGGGTACCTTGGGTGGTTTGTCCTCATCACTGTAAGCCCCTGATGAGACCTCTGCTGACCAGCGGCGGTAGTCTCCTGTCTTGATTGTTCGTGGAGGGATAGGGGGTGGCACCTCCGACTTATCCATACTGTTGGTGTGGCGTTTGGTGCATGTGAGGCGCAGCAGCGAGGGCTTGTTAAAGGATCCTGCTGGGCCAGAGTGCGAGCGCCGCAGCCTCCTCTGAGCTTTGTCCTGCTGTCTTGGACAGGCCACTGGCTCAGGTGGCTCCTGTCGGTGCTGCTCATAATGTTCACGTACCTCCTGTGGAGGATGTACCTGATGCTGCTGTTGGGACTGCCTTGGGCTTTGCGGTCCTAATGGACCATCATAGTATGCATAGTTAATCTGTCCACAGTCTCTGAAGCTCCTTCGACTAGGGACTCCATACCGAAAAGGAGACGATTTGGGACACTGGTCAGACACCAGGCAACAGCTGTCGTCTGAACTTGTGAAAAATTCTACCTCATTATCCATAGCTTGCTCAGGGGAGATATCAATCTGTGGAGGGATGGGGGGCAGAGGCTTGGAGCATCTGCCTGGTGTCTGGGGCGGACTGCTGCACTCATGCACTGAGAGCCTCTGGAAAGAGGGAACCACCTGGTCGTCATCAGCAGGACTTGGGGTGGATGGTTCAGTgctgcaggagagggagagatgtgaGGGCCGGGATTTCTTTGGGGGTAGTCTCTGTGAGCTGGGACTGTATTTATGTCCtatcagagaggaaaaatgaagaaaaaaccCATAACATTAATGGCAATGTCAGTTAACGACAATCACAATTACTGCTACAACTTCAATGTACCATGTGAAAAAGGACTCTTATGGACTCCTATCTTTCTCTATATTTCTGGAAGATCACTTTCTATATCCACTATGTGTAAGATGTGTTAAAGGCACAACACATGCACTGTGCAGATGACAGCTCATGCACTTACTTTCATAactgagagagggaggtggcCCCTTTTGCTGGGCACGAGAGCTCTGATCTGTGAGTGCAGTATCCATACTGAAGTAGAAGCTgttttaaaaaagggaaaaaaaagatattggTACCAGTACCATTTCATTGTAATGTACAATTATTTCAGAATGCCACCCCACCACCCAcacaccaccacaaccaccaccacccaaTGGACTGTTAGTCCTGGCACCTGAACACTCACTTGTCCAGCTCATGGTGATGGCTCCAAGAGGGTTTGGATCCAGCCATGCTGTGACAGTAGCCACCCCTCAGGAAGGGGTTTTCTATGGGAAAAGAGGTCTCCTGGGCAGTCAGGCCCACTGTGGACATGCTCCAGGCACACTCGGGTCGCATCAAAGCCAGGAAACACTCAGATCACCCGGCTGGCTGCCCCTGTTTCTGGTGTACCTGTAACACAGCCAAGACACAGCAATGCATGACAGTGAAAGGAGgttaaaagcaaaagcagatgaacagaaacagaatatgTGGTAGCACATTGAAAAATACTCTCTGAAAGCAGAGCAAAATTCCTCAAGTGAAGTGCCAAGAAAATTCTGATATTAGAATAGAGAGAAAATTATACAAatcttctgctttctgctgccCACCAAGCCAGATATTtagttgtgattttttttcctccctaaGATGACAACAATTTTCTACAAAAGCTCAAAATAACAGTCCTCAATGGTTGACTTCATTCGAAAATTGGCTTGAAATAGCTTGCATGTGCTTCTCTCACCTAACTggaatatttaatatatatagtTTTATCATATGGAAACAGTGACTGAcagtttttacttgttttgtagCTTACCTAAAATGTTTAGAATGATAAATACATTACAGTTGTTAACTTTCACCAGCTCAAGTGTTTCAAAACTCACTGAATGACTTTACATCTCACTTGCAGCCAGAGTCTATATAAACCCATATAAATAAGctatataatttatataatcTATATAAAATCGACAGAGCAATCTTAGGTCTAAATTCTTAATTAGCTTTCAGGCTTCTATTTCAACAGACTGTGACTGCACTCTTAATAAGTTTACAGTTTATCTTAAA encodes the following:
- the errfi1a gene encoding ERBB receptor feedback inhibitor 1a, which gives rise to MRPECAWSMSTVGLTAQETSFPIENPFLRGGYCHSMAGSKPSWSHHHELDNFYFSMDTALTDQSSRAQQKGPPPSLSYERHKYSPSSQRLPPKKSRPSHLSLSCSTEPSTPSPADDDQVVPSFQRLSVHECSSPPQTPGRCSKPLPPIPPQIDISPEQAMDNEVEFFTSSDDSCCLVSDQCPKSSPFRYGVPSRRSFRDCGQINYAYYDGPLGPQSPRQSQQQHQVHPPQEVREHYEQHRQEPPEPVACPRQQDKAQRRLRRSHSGPAGSFNKPSLLRLTCTKRHTNSMDKSEVPPPIPPRTIKTGDYRRWSAEVSSGAYSDEDKPPKVPPREPLSRGSSRTPSPKSLPTYINGVMPPTQSFAPDPKYVSCRGLQRQNSEGSPCILPVMEKGKKASTTHYYLLPQRPAFVDSPCVEKFLRVMDSPAARNTDVSDSDWDCHNRRKTHVDLV